A single Rhopalosiphum padi isolate XX-2018 chromosome 4, ASM2088224v1, whole genome shotgun sequence DNA region contains:
- the LOC132929390 gene encoding probable RNA-binding protein 19 translates to MSRLIVKNLPKSITDDKLREIFSEKGVITDVQLKYTKTGKFRHFAFVGFQNEEEAKAALDYFDNTFLHSLRIKVEKCTELGDDNKPRSWSKYAPDSTAYKKEHGTANSEEVIIQTEPKTKKKSKLKPEVEDKLKQHLNDPMFTEFLEAHGQEKILEDIKNEDKVEESSTQKEIEEEPTNKIANADISDFEYLKIKSGKKSEAEVLKSPGTKTEYHTIVIRGLPYKAKKAMLKEFFKPLKLDSIRLPPKIKGVAYIGFKNKCDAEQCLIKNKSFLNGKRILLYPMKNETDEEEENNNHNKRNPDWQKQTDSLIHEESIAESGRIFIRNLPFITTEEELQAIFEKYGPVTEVIIPIDKISRLVKGYGLITYLMPEHAVKAYTELDGTIFHGRMMHLLPGKAKINLEDEITNEGSSFKKKKMAKLKSEAGLSHNWNSLFLGQNAVADIIAKTYNTTKENVLTGDNAAVRLALGESQIVSDTKIYLENHGVKLDIFNQTVINRSKNVILVKNLPADTTELELKDIFSKYGLVSRVVLPPSGVTGLIEFVQNSEAKTAFRQLAYSKFKHLPLYLEWAPDKVFTDATQNINEQTYSNSTTKETEDDIDEPEPDTTLFIKNINFNTTEEHITKHFESCGKIANVTVARKKDPNHPGQLLSMGYGFIQFYRQKSVNEALKTKQMSMLDDHSIELKRSNRTLQSTTVVDRKQSKSYEESTKILVRNIPFQASIQEVIELFKTFGELKGLRMPKKMVGTGTHRGFAFVEYNSKTEARAAMESMCQSTHLYGRRLVLEWAQAGENLDEMRKRTADQYLLPGGTKKHCKGVADIQIDEVENKE, encoded by the exons ATGTCTCGTTTAATCGTAAAAAATTTACCAAAATCC atAACCGATGACAAATTAAGAGAAATTTTCAGTGAAAAAGGAGTTATTACTGATGTCCaacttaaatatacaaaaacaggAAAATTTCGTCATTTTGCTTTTGTTGGTTTTCAAAATGAAGAAGAAGCTAAAGCAGCTTTAGATTATTTTGACAATACCTTTCTCCATTCTTTACGTATAAAAGTAGAAAAATGTACTGAATTag GAGATGATAATAAACCCAGATCATGGAGTAAATATGCACCTGACAGTACAGCCTATAAAAAAGAACATGGTACTGCTAATTCCGAAGAAGTTATAATCCAAACAGAAcctaagactaaaaaaaaaagtaaactcAAACCTGAAGTAGAAGACAAATTAAAACAG CACTTAAATGATCCTATGTTTACTGAATTCTTGGAAGCTCATGGACAAGAAAAAATCCTTGAAGATATAAAAAATGAAGATAAAGTTGAAGAGTCATCCACTCAAAAAGAAATAGAGGAAGAACCTACAAATAAAATTGCAAATGCTGATATATCTGATTTTGaa tatttaaaaataaaaagtggtAAGAAATCTGAAGCAGAGGTTTTGAAAAGTCCAGGAACTAAAACAGAATATCATACAATTGTAATTCGTGGTTTACCATATAAAGCAAAAAAGGCCATGTTGAAAGAATTTTTCAAACCACTGAAACTAGATTCTATACGTTTACCACCTAAAATCAAAGGCGTAGCTTATATtggattcaaaaataaatgtgacGCAGAACAATGTCTCATTAAAAATAAGAGTTTCTTAA ATGGAAAACGAATACTATTATACCCAATGAAAAATGAAACTGACGAAGAAGAAGAAAACAATAACCATAATAAAAGAAATCCTGATTGGCAGAAACAAACTGATAGTTTAATACACGAAGAGAGCATTGCAGAATCTGGGCGCATATTTATTCGAAATTTACCATTCATTACTACAGAGGAAGAATTACAagcaatatttgaaaaatatg GTCCTGTAACTGAAGTTATAATTCCCATTGATAAAATATCTCGACTTGTCAAAGGTTATGGTTTAATTACCTATCTTATGCCCGAACATGCTGTGAAAGCATATACTGAATTGGATGGTACAATATTTCATGGGCGTATGATGCATTTATTACCTGGAAaggcaaaaattaatttagaagatg AAATAACTAATGAAGGCAGTtcattcaaaaagaaaaaaatggcaAAATTAAAATCGGAAGCAGGTTTATCTCACAACTGGAATAGTCTATTTTTAGGGCAAAATGCAGTTGCTGATATTATTGCTAAAACCTATAATACTACTAAAGAAAAT GTACTTACTGGTGATAATGCTGCTGTTAGATTAGCTCTTGGGGAATCACAAATTGTTTCAGATACAAAAATTTACCTAGAAAATCATGGTGTTAAACTAGATATATTTAATCAA actGTGATAAATCGAagcaaaaatgttattttggttaaaaatttaccTGCTGATACAACTGAGCTTGAGTTAAAAGACATTTTCTCCAAGTATGGCTTAGTAAGCAGAGTAGTATTACCACCAAGTGGTGTTACTG GATTAATAGAATTTGTACAAAACTCAGAAGCTAAAACAGCATTTCGTCAACTTgcttattctaaatttaaacatttaccaCTTTATTTAGAGTGGGCACCAGATAAAGTTTTCACTGATGCTACTCAAAATATAAAtg aacaaaCCTATTCAAATTCTACCACTAAAGAAACTGAAGATGATATTGATGAACCTGAACCCGATaccacattatttattaaaaacatcaattttaATACTACAGAAGAACATATCACaaaa CATTTTGAATCTTGTGGAAAAATTGCAAATGTTACTGTTGCTCGAAAAAAAGACCCTAATCATCCAGGACAATTACTGTCCATGGGCTAtggttttattcaattttatagacAAAAATCAGTTAATGAAGCATTGAAAACCAAACAAATGTCAATGTTGGACGATCATTCTATTGAACTTAAACGTTCAAATAGAACATTACA aaGTACAACAGTTGTAGATCGAAAACAAAGTAAATCATATGAAGAAAGTACTAAAATACTTGTACGAAATATACCATTCCAAGCCAGTATTCAAgaagttattgaattatttaa aactttTGGAGAACTAAAAGGGTTAAGAATGCCTAAGAAAATGGTAGGAACTGGCACTCATAGAGGATTTGCATTTGTTGAATATAATTCTAAGACTGAAGCAAGAGCAGCTATGGAATCCATGTGCCAAAGTACTCATTTGTATGGTAGGCGATTGGTTCTCGAATGGGCACAAGCTGGTGAAAATCTTGATGAAATGCGTAAAAGAACTGCAGACCAATATCTGTTACCTGGag gaacaAAAAAACATTGCAAAGGTGTTGCTGATATACAAATAGATGAAGttgaaaataaagaataa
- the LOC132929391 gene encoding G-protein coupled receptor 143-like, translating to MADPSIQTFCCRRALDYHPSYKLMNEFNTDRFNMVCLLSSIIGITGAAYQILPKIELKVPNRFYCNIMQRGKYIIMWLAIADVCASLGILLRSCLKLMHHFQWYDGQPYTVSCIFLAVWIQYFYIVTWFWTLLYAVDMWRAYQDKHSCRKLYHFVAWSIPAIFTFIGLSTLYRPNANCHNLSPKENVVMKFLPNYFFTFLPVIVVMVVNPVLYSLSTGYIYHIITSYMAQYSTNERKMLDLFKQRFALINLGFYLCWAPNLINAIIVWTSWDNLPNGVMLILWYLMAILNPMQAFFNSFLYNLLEHTEQICCKCFSTQNRVQEIVECRPLLIANVKGSANSNGYEIIE from the exons ATGGCTGACCCATCAATTCAAACGTTTTGTTGCCGTAGAGCACTTGATTATCATCCATCTTATAAACTCATGAACGAATTCAATACAGACCGTTTTAATATGGTGTGTTTACTGTCTTCAATAATAGGAATAACTGGTGCAGCATACCAG atattaccAAAAATCGAGCTAAAAGTTCCAAATAGATTTTATTGCAATATCATGCAGCgaggaaaatatataataatgtggttAGCAATAGCAGATGTCTGTGCATCATTGg gtATACTTTTAAGGTCCTGCTTAAAATTAATGCATCATTTTCAATGGTACGATGGACAACCATATACAGTTTCTTGTATATTTTTAGCA GTTTGGATACAGTACTTTTACATTGTAACTTGGTTTTGGACTTTGTTGTATGCTGTAGACATGTGGAGAGCATATCAAGATAAACATTCATgtagaaaattatatcattttgttGCTTGGTCAATTCCTgccatatttacatttattggaCTTTCTACTCTTTATAGACCAAATGCAAA ctgTCACAATTTGAGCCCTAAAGAAAATGTTGTTATGAAGTTTcttccaaattatttttttacatttttgccaGTCATTGTTGTTATGGTAGTCAATCCAGTGCTATATTCTTTATCCACTGGATATATATACCACATAATAACTTCATACATGGCCCAATACTCTACAAATGAACGGAAAATGTTGGACTTATTTAAACAGAGATTTGCATTAATTAATCTAGGATTTTATTTATGTTGGGCACCCAATTTAATCAATGCAATAATAGTATGGACATCTTGGGATAATCTACCAAATGGAGTTATGCTTATACTTTGGTATCTAATG gcTATTTTGAATCCTATGCAAGCGTTTTTCAACAGTTTTCTGTACAACTTACTTGAGCATACTGAGCAAATCTGTTGTAAATGTTTTAGCACCCAAAATAGAGTTCAGGAAATAGTAGAATGTAGACCTTTATTAATAGCTAATGTAAAAGGTTCAGCAAATTCAAATGGTTatgaaataattgaatga
- the LOC132928337 gene encoding rhodanese domain-containing protein CG4456-like isoform X1 yields MLKILRSQCSPFIVQMHYLSGKVVNKQFTKNTKPILLYKAKSNSCSLIQNRSFAGTSPPVITDINYEKLKDFINQNDVLIIDVRTKEELAATGVLPNSHNIPLDELNTAFESAPEKFLENYNIPKPDKDQKIVFSCAKGIRSLKACRYVADLGYKNLFNYTEGWFGWESHK; encoded by the exons atgttaaaaattttaagaagtCAATGTTCTCCTTTCATTGTACAAATGCACTACCTATCTGGGAAAGTAGTAAACAAACAGTTCACGAAGAACACAAAACCTATACTACTTT ataAAGCCAAATCAAACTCTTGCTCACTTATTCAAAATCGCAGTTTTGCTGGCACGTCTCCACCAGTAATTACagatattaattatgaaaaattgaaagATTTTATCAACCAAAATGACgtattaattattgatgtacGTACTAAAGAAGAATTAGCTGCCACAGGAGTTTTACCAAATAGCCATAATATTCCAC tcgaTGAATTAAATACTGCATTTGAATCTGCACCTGAAAAATTCttagaaaattacaatattcCTAAACCAGATAAAgatcaaaaaattgttttttcttgcGCTAAAGGAATAAGGAGTTTAAAAGCATGCCGTTATGTTGCAGACTTgggttataaaaa TCTTTTCAATTATACCGAAGGATGGTTTGGATGGGAGTCacacaaatga
- the LOC132928337 gene encoding rhodanese domain-containing protein CG4456-like isoform X2, which produces MHYLSGKVVNKQFTKNTKPILLYKAKSNSCSLIQNRSFAGTSPPVITDINYEKLKDFINQNDVLIIDVRTKEELAATGVLPNSHNIPLDELNTAFESAPEKFLENYNIPKPDKDQKIVFSCAKGIRSLKACRYVADLGYKNLFNYTEGWFGWESHK; this is translated from the exons ATGCACTACCTATCTGGGAAAGTAGTAAACAAACAGTTCACGAAGAACACAAAACCTATACTACTTT ataAAGCCAAATCAAACTCTTGCTCACTTATTCAAAATCGCAGTTTTGCTGGCACGTCTCCACCAGTAATTACagatattaattatgaaaaattgaaagATTTTATCAACCAAAATGACgtattaattattgatgtacGTACTAAAGAAGAATTAGCTGCCACAGGAGTTTTACCAAATAGCCATAATATTCCAC tcgaTGAATTAAATACTGCATTTGAATCTGCACCTGAAAAATTCttagaaaattacaatattcCTAAACCAGATAAAgatcaaaaaattgttttttcttgcGCTAAAGGAATAAGGAGTTTAAAAGCATGCCGTTATGTTGCAGACTTgggttataaaaa TCTTTTCAATTATACCGAAGGATGGTTTGGATGGGAGTCacacaaatga
- the LOC132928335 gene encoding arylalkylamine N-acetyltransferase 1-like — protein MNNSNIDKVRLSYNIVPMSFNDVNDRQKVIEFIKKFFFQQEPLIRCIQLFKDVESVEKLQNHLFKTLDNGLTFKAVSSNGDLIGVITNEIIDRNNETRSNCTSNNEDQEGSLKFNEFMKLFQKIEQESNMFERYTDVNRVMDIKAVAVNEKFRGQGVCKALFYKCKELALENKCSMVRVDCSSYFSASAAEKLGFQCIYSLNYEEYKNEKDEVIFNSLPPHKQFKVYVISIEKFFYAD, from the exons atgaaCAATTCCAACATAGACAAGGTACGTCTCAGCTACAATATCGTGCCAATGTCTTTCAATGATGTCAATGATAGACAAAAAGTTatcgaatttataaaaaaatttttctttcaaCAAGAACCATTAATAAGGTGTATACAGTTATTTAAAGACGTCGAATCAGTGGAAAAACTTCAAAATCATCTTTTTAAAACGTTGGACAATG GTTTAACTTTCAAAGCCGTGTCTTCGAACGGAGATTTGATTGGTGTTATTACCAACGAAATAATTGATCGGAATAACGAAACACGAAGTAATTGTACAAGTAACAACGAAGACCAAGAGGGAAGTTTAAAGTTCAATGAGTTCATGAAACTTTTTCAAAAAATCGAACAAGAATCAAATATGTTTGAAAGGTACACAGATGTAAATCGGGTAATGGATATTAAGGCGGTCGCTGTGAATGAAAAATTTAGAGGTCAAGGAGTTTGCAAAGCacttttttataaatgcaa ggAGTTGGCATTAGAAAACAAATGTTCAATGGTTCGCGTAGACTGTAGTAGTTATTTTTCTGCTAGTGCAGCAGAGAAACTAGGATTTCAATGCATCTATTCCTTGAATTACGAAGAATATAAGAATGAAAAAGATGAAGTGATATTTAATTCTTTACCCCCTcacaaacaatttaaagtttatgtaatttctattgaaaaattcttttacgcagattaa
- the LOC132928340 gene encoding rhodanese domain-containing protein CG4456-like yields MSVFYENVDYDGLLAKMDQKSFVIDVRERHELAATGSLPNSLNFKLGELENDLSLPAEVFEKKYNVPKPDKDNNEIVFSCARGNRSRRAAEIAFKLDYKKLFNYTGGWAEWSVKYPSA; encoded by the exons ATGTCGGTGTTCTATGAGAATGTAGACTACGATGGCTTGTTGGCAAAAATGGACCAAAAATCATTTGTGATCGATGTCCGTGAACGTCACGAGCTTGCTGCGACTGGATCGTTACCCaacagtttaaactttaaac tCGGCGAGTTAGAAAATGATTTAAGTTTGCCTGCTGAAGTATTCGAGAAAAAATACAACGTGCCCAAACCCGACAAAGATAACAACGAAATCGTATTCTCCTGTGCCCGGGGAAATAGAAGTCGCCGTGCAGCTGAAATCGCTTTCAAACTAGATTACAAAAA GTTATTTAATTACACAGGTGGTTGGGCCGAATGGTCGGTGAAGTATCCAAGTGCATaa
- the LOC132928338 gene encoding partner of xrn-2 protein 1-like gives MSFDTSWDVDKYRSEHEYEDHWQFRRQFLVAHQDKFPEDRLVCLAQVFFNVEFLGCQYPKKVMDLIETLSEGLADDLREKRKGKLQRTFVAASDAAEAKAKR, from the exons ATGTCTTTTGACACGTCTTGGGATGTTGATAAATACAGATCTGAACATGAATATGAAGATCATTGGCAATTTAGGCGTCAGTTTTTAGTTGCTCATCAAGACAAATTCCCTGAAGATCGATTAGTGTGTTTAGCCCAAGTGTTTTTTAATGTTGAGTTTTTAGGATGCca gtaCCCTAAAAAAGTCATGGACCTTATTGAAACACTATCCGAAGGTTTAGCTGATGACTTAAGAGAAAAACGTAAAGGAAAATTACAAAGAACTTTTGTTGCAGCATCAGATGCTGCCGAAGCTAAAGCTAAACGCT AA
- the LOC132928339 gene encoding uncharacterized protein LOC132928339 → MFKMRFSTVFLFLVIVIISFLNETEARRKILRGRKTITRTYYKSLGIPAWLSITFTGLIILGISGIIFAVLQKFIIINNQPPQQTPSSVPLTTS, encoded by the exons atgttcaaaatgcGTTTTTCTACTGTTTTCTTGTTTTTGGTGATTG taataatctcATTTCTCAATGAGACAGAAGCAAGGCGAAAGATTCTTAGGGGAAGAAAAACTATTACTAGGACATATTACA aatcATTAGGAATACCTGCTTGGTTGTCAATCACATTTACTGGACTCATCATATTAGGGATTTCAGGAATAATTTTTGCTGTATtgcaaaaatttattataatcaacaatCAACCTCCACAACAAACGCCTTCCTCTGTACCACTCACCACATCTTAA
- the LOC132928336 gene encoding probable ribosome biogenesis protein RLP24 → MHIDTCYFCSSKIYPGHGMHFVRNDCKVFKFCRSKCHRAFQKKKNPRRVRWTKAYRKAVGKELAVDPSFEIEKRRNIPMKYDREFWQMSMEAIKKVTEIQKKRQSTYVMQRLRKGREVEQHRDIREVQRDMSLIRSPAAGLKQRLATEEKLLEEEQENDVEMITTEDENNIDHSKLSYIKI, encoded by the exons ATGCATATTGACACTTGTTATTTTTGTTCGTCCAAAATATACCCAGGACACGGAATGCATTTCGTAAGAAATGACTGTAAG gtatttaaattttgtcgCTCAAAATGTCACAGAGCATTCCAAAAGAAGAAGAACCCAAGGCGTGTACGATGGACTAAAGCATACCGTAAGGCTGTTGGTAAAGAACTTGCTGTAGATCCATCCTTTGAGATTGAAAAAAGACGTAACATACCAATGAAATATGACAGAGAATTTTGGCAAATGTCTA tgGAAGCAATTAAGAAAGTTACTGAAATTCAAAAGAAACGCCAATCTACTTATGTAATGCAGCGACTACGTAAAGGACGTGAAGTTGAACAGCACAGAGACATCAGAGAAGTCCAAAGAGATATGTCACTTATTAGATCACCTGCTGCAG gACTTAAACAACGTTTGGCAACTGAAGAAAAACTACTCGAAGAAGAGCAAGAAAATGATGTGGAGATGATTACTACAGAagacgaaaataatattgatcataGTAAATTatcttacataaaaatataa